In the Chryseobacterium sp. MYb264 genome, one interval contains:
- a CDS encoding 3-ketoacyl-ACP reductase, which yields MNINGKNAIITGGGRGLGKAVALVLANEGVNVGITGRNEENLKMTVDEIQKLGVKAAYAVFSVDNEIQVTAGINALAETLGGIDILINNAGIGDFGSIEDMPSETWEQVIKTNLFGVYYAAKAVHPFMKEKGEGDIVNVASTAGLKGGPNMSAYAASKAAVVSLSQSMMAEWRKQNIRVITLTPSTIASDMSIQGGLTDGNPDKVLQPEDFAEWVRDILKMNRRALIANGSIFSTNP from the coding sequence ATGAATATAAACGGAAAAAACGCCATCATTACCGGTGGCGGAAGAGGGCTTGGTAAAGCGGTAGCTTTGGTATTGGCTAATGAAGGGGTTAATGTAGGGATTACGGGAAGAAATGAAGAAAACCTTAAAATGACGGTTGATGAGATCCAGAAACTGGGGGTAAAGGCTGCTTATGCCGTTTTTTCTGTAGATAACGAGATTCAGGTAACGGCTGGTATCAACGCATTGGCAGAGACTTTAGGTGGGATAGATATTTTAATCAATAACGCAGGAATCGGTGATTTCGGTTCCATCGAAGATATGCCTTCTGAAACTTGGGAGCAGGTAATTAAAACAAATCTTTTCGGGGTGTATTATGCAGCTAAAGCAGTTCATCCTTTCATGAAAGAAAAAGGCGAAGGGGATATTGTAAACGTAGCTTCTACAGCAGGTTTGAAAGGCGGACCGAATATGTCAGCGTATGCGGCTTCAAAAGCAGCAGTTGTTTCTTTATCTCAGTCGATGATGGCGGAATGGAGAAAACAAAATATCAGAGTAATTACGTTAACGCCGAGTACAATTGCTTCGGATATGTCTATTCAGGGAGGTTTAACAGATGGAAATCCTGATAAAGTTCTTCAACCGGAAGATTTTGCAGAATGGGTAAGAGATATTCTGAAAATGAACAGAAGAGCATTAATTGCGAATGGTTCTATTTTTTCAACGAATCCATAA
- a CDS encoding alpha-amylase family glycosyl hydrolase yields MKKLILLAVIGLGIVSCTTQNTKKNMTDLPKDWKHNTNIYEVNVRQYTQEGTFKAFEKEMPRLKSMGVKTLWFMPITPIAQENKKGSMGSPYAASDYTSINPEFGTLDDFKHMVNEAHRLGFKVIIDWVANHTGWDHVWTKTHPEFYLKDADGSFHKASGMDDIIELDYKNQEMRLAMIDAMKYWVKETNIDGFRCDLASWVEVDFWEQARPEVEKVKPLFWLGEFDEIESPEYGKVFDASYSWKWMHKSADYYKKNEPLQGLKDLLVQYSNIGDGSMRAWFTSNHDENSWNGTEYEKYGVTTKPMAVFSATWNGVPLLYSGQELPNMKRLEFFEKDVIKWTNTYQNADFYRTLLNLKASNPALRGGDKNVGTHLLNTSANDKILAYLRKNGKDEVLVVLNMSKEAVNFNIEDQNVSGTFRNVFEKVNRNFDNGKNFSFKPGDYAVFEK; encoded by the coding sequence ATGAAAAAATTAATTTTATTAGCGGTAATTGGTCTGGGAATTGTTTCCTGTACCACACAAAACACAAAAAAAAATATGACGGATTTGCCAAAAGACTGGAAACACAATACCAATATTTACGAAGTCAACGTAAGACAATATACACAGGAAGGAACTTTCAAGGCATTTGAAAAAGAAATGCCAAGACTGAAATCAATGGGCGTGAAAACCCTTTGGTTTATGCCAATCACTCCGATTGCTCAGGAAAATAAAAAAGGCAGCATGGGAAGTCCTTATGCAGCATCAGATTATACATCCATCAACCCCGAATTTGGAACTTTAGATGACTTTAAGCACATGGTGAACGAAGCTCACAGATTGGGATTTAAAGTAATCATCGATTGGGTGGCAAACCATACGGGTTGGGATCATGTCTGGACAAAAACTCATCCCGAATTTTATTTAAAAGATGCCGATGGAAGTTTCCATAAAGCTTCAGGAATGGATGATATTATCGAACTGGATTACAAAAATCAGGAAATGCGTCTAGCTATGATTGATGCTATGAAATATTGGGTAAAAGAAACCAATATCGATGGTTTCCGTTGCGATTTGGCTTCTTGGGTTGAGGTCGATTTCTGGGAACAGGCTCGCCCGGAAGTTGAAAAGGTAAAGCCACTTTTCTGGTTAGGCGAATTTGATGAAATCGAAAGCCCAGAATACGGAAAAGTTTTCGATGCAAGTTATTCATGGAAATGGATGCACAAATCTGCAGATTATTATAAAAAGAATGAACCGCTTCAAGGATTAAAAGACTTATTGGTACAGTATTCTAATATTGGCGATGGCTCCATGAGAGCTTGGTTTACTTCCAACCACGACGAAAATTCATGGAACGGAACGGAATATGAAAAGTATGGCGTGACCACGAAACCAATGGCTGTTTTTTCAGCGACGTGGAATGGAGTTCCGTTATTATATTCAGGTCAGGAATTACCAAACATGAAACGTCTGGAATTTTTTGAAAAAGATGTCATTAAATGGACCAACACGTATCAAAATGCAGATTTTTACAGAACTTTACTAAACTTAAAAGCTTCCAACCCTGCATTGAGAGGTGGTGATAAAAATGTTGGAACACATTTGCTAAATACTTCGGCAAACGATAAAATTTTGGCTTACCTGAGAAAGAATGGGAAAGATGAAGTTTTGGTTGTTTTAAATATGTCAAAAGAGGCCGTGAATTTCAATATTGAAGATCAGAATGTATCCGGAACTTTTAGAAATGTATTTGAAAAGGTAAACAGAAACTTTGATAACGGTAAAAATTTCAGTTTCAAACCTGGAGATTATGCTGTTTTTGAAAAATAG
- a CDS encoding SDR family NAD(P)-dependent oxidoreductase, translating to MGILENKVAIVTGGGSGIGLAVAFSYAKEGAKVVVSDINEEHGNQAVEQIKANGGEASFIKADTSNPTEVEALVKETAKIYGKLDIICNNAGIGGEAALTGDYSLESWRRVLNINLDGVFYGCKYAIEQMEQNGGGVIVNMASIHGTVAAPMSSAYTAAKHAVVGLSKNIGAEYGQKGIRCNAVGPGYIDTPLLESTSGDVKDALIAKHPIGRLGKSEEVAELVLFLSSEKSSFITGGYYLVDGGYTAV from the coding sequence ATGGGAATTTTAGAGAATAAAGTGGCTATTGTTACCGGAGGAGGTTCCGGAATTGGCTTAGCCGTTGCTTTCAGCTATGCGAAAGAAGGAGCAAAAGTAGTGGTATCAGACATCAATGAAGAACATGGAAACCAGGCTGTGGAACAGATTAAAGCGAATGGGGGCGAAGCTTCTTTCATAAAGGCAGATACCTCAAACCCAACCGAAGTGGAAGCTTTGGTAAAAGAAACCGCAAAAATCTATGGTAAACTAGATATTATCTGTAATAATGCAGGAATTGGTGGCGAAGCAGCCCTTACCGGAGATTACAGTCTTGAAAGCTGGAGAAGAGTTTTAAACATTAACCTCGATGGAGTATTCTACGGATGTAAATATGCCATCGAACAAATGGAGCAGAACGGAGGAGGAGTAATTGTAAACATGGCTTCCATCCACGGAACGGTTGCCGCTCCGATGTCTTCCGCCTATACTGCTGCAAAACACGCGGTGGTAGGACTTTCAAAAAATATCGGAGCAGAATATGGGCAAAAAGGTATTCGTTGTAATGCCGTAGGACCCGGTTATATAGATACTCCTTTATTAGAAAGCACAAGTGGAGACGTAAAGGATGCACTGATTGCAAAACATCCGATCGGCAGATTAGGGAAATCTGAAGAAGTGGCAGAATTGGTATTATTTTTAAGTTCTGAAAAATCTTCTTTCATCACAGGAGGTTATTATCTTGTTGACGGAGGTTACACCGCAGTTTAA
- a CDS encoding thymidylate synthase, protein MQNYLDLLQHILDNGTDKTDRTGTGTRSVFGYQLRYDLSKGFPLVTTKKVHLKSIIYELLWFLKGDTNIKYLKDNGVSIWDEWADENGDLGPVYGAQWRSWNGADGKIVDQITDVIDQIKKNPDSRRLIVSAWNVAEIPNMALAPCHALFQFYVADGKLSLQLYQRSADVFLGVPFNIASYALLLMMVAQVCDLEVGDYVHSFGDVHIYNNHFEQVNRQLSRETRPLPTMKLNPEVKDIFDFNFEDFKLENYDPHPGIKAPVAI, encoded by the coding sequence ATGCAGAATTACTTAGACCTTTTACAGCATATTTTAGATAACGGAACAGACAAAACAGATAGAACGGGAACAGGAACAAGAAGTGTTTTCGGGTATCAGCTGAGATATGATCTTTCGAAAGGTTTTCCGTTGGTGACGACTAAAAAAGTGCATTTGAAATCTATTATTTACGAATTGCTTTGGTTCCTGAAAGGAGATACAAACATTAAATATTTAAAAGACAACGGAGTTTCGATCTGGGATGAATGGGCAGATGAAAACGGAGATTTAGGACCGGTATATGGCGCTCAGTGGAGAAGTTGGAATGGTGCAGATGGGAAAATCGTAGATCAGATTACCGATGTGATCGATCAGATCAAAAAAAATCCGGATTCCCGAAGACTGATCGTTTCTGCATGGAATGTCGCTGAAATTCCTAATATGGCGTTAGCACCTTGTCATGCCCTGTTTCAGTTTTATGTGGCAGATGGAAAATTATCGCTTCAACTCTATCAGAGAAGTGCGGATGTTTTCTTAGGCGTTCCGTTTAATATTGCGAGTTACGCGTTATTATTGATGATGGTAGCTCAGGTTTGCGATCTTGAAGTAGGCGATTATGTACACAGTTTTGGTGATGTTCATATTTACAACAACCATTTTGAACAGGTAAACAGACAACTTTCAAGAGAAACCCGACCGCTTCCTACAATGAAGCTGAATCCGGAAGTTAAGGATATTTTCGATTTTAACTTTGAAGATTTTAAGCTGGAAAATTATGATCCGCATCCGGGAATTAAAGCGCCTGTTGCCATTTAA
- a CDS encoding serine hydrolase domain-containing protein: protein MIKKISIVAALVVSSIAFSQNTAREKLGNYLDSLMVHHKVMGSFAFADKDQPTFLKVTGFSDVDNQQKANMNTQYRVGSISKTFTAVLVMKAVEDKKLSLNTKLSQFFPEIENADKISIEQLLQHRSGIHNLTDEKEYSAYFEKPQTTQELVRIIKSYKNDFEPGTKFEYSNSNYILLGFIVEKIYKKSYADLIQDKIARPLELTRTEVGGKIDPAKNQAFSYNYENEKYMKSTETDMSIPIGAGNIISTPTELLKFIIGLQNGKLITQKSLKEMKNYVDNYGFGVTKVPFGASWGFGHNGGIDQFRSVLYYFPDLHVAISFITNQSNYNNNDISIKMIQAALGQNFEIPEFKDVAVSTDILKKYEGNYVTKDFPLAIKIFLENGALKAQAMGQGAFSLEAVSENEFKFDMAGIKIKFNPEKNTLDFAQGKNQFTFKKE from the coding sequence ATGATCAAAAAAATTTCGATAGTAGCGGCATTGGTGGTTTCTTCTATTGCTTTTTCGCAAAATACAGCCAGAGAAAAATTAGGGAATTATCTGGACTCTTTAATGGTACACCACAAGGTAATGGGGAGTTTTGCTTTTGCTGATAAAGATCAACCTACCTTTCTGAAAGTCACAGGATTTTCAGATGTTGACAATCAGCAGAAAGCCAATATGAATACACAATATCGGGTGGGTTCTATCTCAAAAACATTTACTGCTGTGTTGGTTATGAAAGCGGTTGAAGATAAAAAACTGAGTTTAAACACCAAATTATCTCAATTTTTTCCGGAAATAGAAAATGCTGATAAAATTTCAATTGAACAGTTATTACAGCATAGAAGTGGGATTCACAATCTTACCGATGAAAAAGAGTATAGCGCTTATTTTGAAAAGCCACAAACGACACAAGAGCTTGTCCGCATTATCAAAAGCTATAAAAATGATTTCGAACCGGGCACAAAATTCGAGTACAGCAATTCCAATTATATCCTTCTTGGATTTATTGTAGAAAAAATTTATAAAAAAAGCTATGCAGACCTTATTCAGGATAAGATCGCAAGACCTTTGGAATTGACCCGTACAGAAGTTGGAGGTAAAATTGATCCCGCGAAAAATCAAGCTTTTTCCTATAATTATGAGAATGAAAAGTACATGAAATCAACAGAAACGGATATGAGTATCCCTATAGGAGCCGGAAATATTATTTCTACACCTACGGAACTGTTGAAATTCATCATAGGGCTTCAAAATGGAAAGCTGATTACCCAAAAAAGTCTGAAAGAAATGAAAAATTATGTGGATAATTATGGTTTTGGAGTGACAAAAGTTCCTTTCGGAGCGAGTTGGGGATTTGGGCATAATGGAGGAATTGATCAGTTCAGGTCGGTTTTGTATTATTTTCCGGATCTTCATGTAGCAATAAGTTTTATCACCAATCAGTCGAATTATAACAATAATGATATTTCTATCAAAATGATACAGGCAGCTCTTGGACAGAATTTTGAAATACCGGAGTTTAAAGACGTTGCCGTATCAACGGACATTCTGAAAAAGTACGAAGGAAACTATGTAACGAAAGACTTTCCTTTAGCCATTAAAATATTTTTAGAAAACGGAGCACTAAAAGCGCAGGCGATGGGGCAGGGCGCTTTTTCTTTAGAAGCAGTTTCTGAAAACGAATTTAAATTTGATATGGCGGGAATAAAGATTAAATTTAATCCCGAAAAAAATACGCTGGATTTTGCTCAGGGCAAAAATCAGTTTACCTTTAAAAAAGAATAA
- a CDS encoding M1 family metallopeptidase has protein sequence MKKAILSIAILGGIFFSATISAQTETSGREKVYRATHTKVMELKHTKLKVNFDYQKEQMNGEEWLTASPYFYPTNELTLDAKGMLIHEVALDNNGKKSTLKYDYKDDVLKITLDKTYQKNQDYTVYIKYTSRPNEVKQQGSAAINDAKGLYFINAQGKDPDMPTQIWTQGETESSSAWFPTIDKPNQKTTQEIYMTVPDKYVTLSNGIMKDSQKESNGLRTDHWVMDKRHSTYLFFMGVGEYAIVKDKWRNIPVDYYIEKEYEPYAKQIYGNTPEMIEFFSKKMGYDYPWAKYAQISGRDYVSGAMENTTATLHGSDILQKPGQLIDENKWEDTIAHELFHHWFGDLVTAESWSNLTVNESFANYSEYLWNEYKYGKDQADYHQMEDVNRYLHNPSDFRKNLVRFGYDSREDVFDLVTYQKGGGILHMLRNYLGDDAFFAGMQDYLKTNEFQNAEAHQLRLSFEKVSGKDLNWFFNQWYFGSGNPKISYSYTFEPVKKQIAVTINQSQEQPFEFPLSIDVYDNGKPKRYTVWVKAESANTFNFDVSKNADLVNINADGVLVAEVTDTKTPEQYLMQFTGSKEFKSRYNALNGIKDQVGKSPAATKLLASALKDPYFRVRIKALELMDLSNPEQLKALGSEVEKIASNDPKTLTQAAAIAALAKTKDKKYIPLFEKGVNAVSNAVKGNSVGAILAIDPSKAATLGDKLDLEGASDALIEKMLPIVVKNKVTSQMANIAQFAAFYPFIKFQNPELGKACEEGYNWIMSSDNLKATEAVTKVLVQSKGQMGDNPQVKIMISQILKDGLNKKMELLKQNPQNAASINKQIDAINKALVDFK, from the coding sequence ATGAAAAAAGCCATTTTATCGATTGCTATTTTGGGCGGAATTTTCTTTTCTGCAACGATTTCGGCACAAACCGAAACTTCGGGAAGAGAAAAAGTATACAGAGCCACACACACCAAAGTAATGGAACTGAAACATACCAAGCTGAAAGTAAATTTCGATTATCAGAAGGAACAAATGAATGGGGAAGAATGGTTAACGGCTTCACCTTATTTTTATCCAACCAATGAATTAACGTTGGATGCAAAAGGAATGCTGATTCATGAGGTAGCTTTGGATAACAATGGTAAAAAATCTACCTTAAAATATGATTATAAGGATGATGTTTTAAAAATTACTTTAGACAAGACCTATCAGAAAAATCAGGATTATACGGTTTATATCAAATATACTTCCCGTCCGAACGAGGTGAAACAGCAAGGAAGTGCTGCCATTAATGATGCTAAAGGTTTGTATTTCATTAATGCTCAGGGAAAAGATCCGGATATGCCAACTCAGATCTGGACTCAAGGCGAAACAGAATCTTCTTCTGCATGGTTTCCAACGATCGACAAGCCAAATCAAAAGACCACTCAGGAAATTTACATGACGGTGCCTGATAAATATGTCACACTTTCGAATGGTATTATGAAAGATTCTCAAAAAGAGTCTAACGGATTGAGAACCGACCATTGGGTGATGGATAAAAGACATTCAACCTACCTTTTCTTTATGGGCGTTGGAGAATATGCAATTGTAAAAGATAAATGGAGAAATATTCCGGTTGATTATTATATCGAGAAAGAATATGAGCCTTATGCAAAACAGATCTACGGAAATACTCCCGAAATGATCGAGTTTTTCTCTAAAAAAATGGGCTACGATTATCCTTGGGCTAAATATGCACAGATTTCAGGAAGAGATTATGTAAGTGGTGCGATGGAAAATACTACGGCAACCCTGCACGGAAGCGATATTTTGCAGAAACCGGGACAGCTGATTGATGAAAATAAGTGGGAAGATACGATTGCTCACGAATTATTCCACCACTGGTTTGGAGATTTGGTGACGGCAGAAAGCTGGAGCAACCTGACGGTAAACGAATCTTTTGCTAACTATTCAGAATACCTTTGGAACGAATATAAATACGGAAAAGATCAGGCAGATTATCATCAAATGGAAGATGTAAACAGATATCTTCACAATCCATCCGATTTCAGGAAAAATCTGGTAAGATTTGGATATGATTCCCGTGAAGATGTTTTCGATCTGGTGACGTATCAAAAAGGAGGCGGAATTCTTCACATGTTGAGAAATTACTTGGGTGATGATGCTTTCTTTGCCGGAATGCAGGATTATTTAAAAACCAATGAATTCCAAAATGCAGAAGCACATCAGTTAAGATTATCTTTCGAGAAAGTTTCCGGTAAAGACCTGAACTGGTTCTTCAATCAGTGGTATTTCGGAAGCGGAAATCCAAAGATCAGTTATTCTTATACTTTTGAGCCGGTAAAAAAACAAATCGCGGTCACGATTAATCAAAGTCAGGAACAGCCATTTGAATTTCCTTTGTCCATCGATGTTTATGATAATGGAAAGCCTAAAAGATATACTGTTTGGGTCAAAGCTGAAAGCGCGAATACGTTTAATTTTGATGTTTCTAAAAATGCAGATTTAGTCAATATCAATGCAGATGGAGTATTGGTTGCAGAGGTTACCGATACCAAAACGCCTGAGCAATATTTGATGCAATTCACAGGTTCTAAAGAATTTAAAAGCAGATATAATGCTTTGAACGGAATTAAAGATCAGGTGGGTAAAAGTCCGGCTGCGACCAAATTACTGGCCTCAGCATTGAAAGATCCTTATTTCAGAGTACGAATTAAAGCTTTGGAATTAATGGATTTATCAAACCCTGAGCAGCTCAAAGCATTGGGTTCAGAAGTTGAAAAAATAGCGTCCAATGATCCGAAAACATTAACTCAGGCGGCAGCTATTGCGGCTTTGGCGAAGACAAAAGATAAAAAATACATTCCGCTTTTTGAAAAAGGAGTAAATGCTGTTTCCAATGCGGTAAAAGGAAATTCTGTGGGCGCAATTTTAGCAATAGATCCTTCTAAAGCGGCTACTTTAGGCGATAAACTGGATCTGGAAGGAGCTTCTGATGCTTTAATTGAAAAGATGCTTCCGATTGTTGTTAAAAATAAAGTAACTTCTCAAATGGCAAATATTGCTCAGTTTGCAGCATTTTATCCTTTCATCAAGTTCCAGAATCCGGAATTAGGTAAAGCTTGTGAAGAAGGATATAACTGGATCATGTCTTCAGATAATCTGAAGGCTACGGAAGCAGTGACGAAAGTTTTGGTTCAGTCAAAAGGCCAGATGGGAGATAATCCGCAGGTAAAAATAATGATCAGCCAGATCTTAAAGGACGGCTTGAATAAAAAGATGGAACTTTTAAAACAGAATCCTCAAAACGCAGCAAGCATCAACAAGCAGATTGATGCGATTAATAAAGCGCTTGTCGATTTTAAATAA
- a CDS encoding hydroxymethylglutaryl-CoA synthase family protein, with protein sequence MAFGIEAASYFVPTLYLEIKDLAEKRGIEPAKLEKGLGLHKMGFPDVHEDAATFAAEALLKLIKDYNINPKEISRIYLGTESALDAAKPTASYAMQMVEKVLEAEYGERAFKNCDVVDLTFACIGAVDALHNSLDFVRVNPDKKAIVIASDYAKYELASSGEYTQGGGAVAVLVSSKPDLIEIDNNWGVATESVFDFFKPRRHFKKEDLVNAPENFPEKIEVFTDEPVFDGQYSNQCYQDRIREAYQHYQEITGKNKPYEAWKYLIFHLPYAFHGKRVFTEIYSLENGLPFETPEEQKALAKSEHYIQFINDKIEKSQRASSEIGNMYTASIFMALLSALQTSFNENEELAGQEIGFLGYGSGSKSKVFAGKVSENWKNVVAKWNLFEELKNRTAIDFNTYEKLHRKQLETSVNENYKGFGLTSVEFDNPVLQGARYYHCQN encoded by the coding sequence ATGGCGTTCGGAATAGAGGCAGCAAGTTACTTTGTGCCTACTTTGTATTTGGAAATAAAAGATTTAGCAGAAAAAAGAGGAATTGAACCTGCAAAACTGGAAAAAGGGTTGGGACTACATAAAATGGGATTTCCCGATGTGCATGAAGATGCTGCTACGTTTGCTGCGGAAGCTTTGTTGAAATTAATAAAGGACTATAATATCAATCCAAAAGAAATATCAAGAATTTATCTGGGAACGGAAAGTGCCTTGGATGCTGCGAAACCAACAGCTTCTTACGCGATGCAAATGGTTGAGAAAGTATTGGAAGCAGAATATGGAGAAAGAGCTTTCAAAAACTGCGATGTGGTAGATCTTACGTTCGCTTGTATTGGGGCGGTAGATGCACTTCACAATTCTTTGGATTTTGTAAGGGTAAATCCTGATAAAAAAGCGATTGTCATTGCAAGTGATTATGCTAAATATGAGTTGGCGTCTTCCGGAGAATATACTCAAGGTGGTGGAGCCGTTGCGGTTTTGGTATCTTCAAAACCAGATCTGATTGAGATTGATAACAATTGGGGTGTCGCTACAGAAAGTGTTTTTGATTTTTTCAAGCCAAGACGTCATTTTAAAAAAGAAGACTTAGTAAATGCTCCGGAAAATTTCCCTGAAAAAATTGAAGTTTTTACAGACGAGCCCGTCTTTGATGGACAGTATTCCAACCAGTGCTATCAGGACAGAATTAGAGAAGCATATCAGCATTACCAGGAAATTACTGGCAAAAATAAACCTTATGAGGCGTGGAAATATCTTATTTTTCACCTTCCTTATGCTTTCCACGGAAAAAGAGTGTTTACGGAAATTTACAGTTTAGAAAACGGATTGCCTTTTGAAACTCCTGAAGAACAGAAAGCGCTGGCAAAATCTGAACATTATATTCAGTTCATTAATGATAAAATTGAAAAATCTCAACGTGCTTCTTCGGAAATCGGAAACATGTATACGGCCTCCATCTTTATGGCCTTACTTTCTGCATTGCAGACTTCTTTTAATGAAAATGAAGAGTTAGCAGGTCAGGAAATCGGATTCTTAGGGTACGGAAGCGGTTCAAAATCCAAAGTTTTTGCCGGTAAGGTTTCTGAAAACTGGAAAAATGTAGTGGCAAAATGGAATCTTTTCGAAGAATTAAAAAATCGGACAGCTATCGATTTTAATACCTACGAAAAACTACACCGTAAACAATTGGAAACTTCTGTTAACGAAAACTATAAAGGTTTCGGACTAACCTCTGTAGAATTTGATAATCCGGTTCTTCAAGGAGCAAGATATTATCATTGTCAGAATTAA
- a CDS encoding IS5 family transposase: MLGKIREDLQQNLFKTRLTELINMEHPVVKLAGEISWDKMESEFEKLFSENGRPSIAIRKIAGMLLLKEMFKESDESVIERWIENAYWQYFTGETFFQTEQPFDPSNFVHFRKRIGDKGLEFLLGQSVSLHPKAKTEDEVQVDTTVQEKNITFPTDAKLAKKVIDNCRKIAEKESVVQRQSYRRVSKQLLRDAFFGHHPRRQKKAKMARKKLRTIGKRVLRELERKLPKDVLKGYEDVFKIYLKALTQERTTKDKIYSLHEPQVACIAKGKSGKAYEFGTKVAVVRGRKTGIISSVKRFSGNPHDSKTLEESLAQSERVRKSVGGTRPTKATTDRGFKGIKEVEGTAILLPAKKEKTKYGQQVARLRFRARAAIEPCISHLKRNHSLGLNFLKGVAGDINNALLAGIGYNLKMRLNQIKQQILLWLELVLRIFLGKYNFQSQKTAF; this comes from the coding sequence ATGTTAGGCAAAATAAGAGAGGATTTACAGCAGAATTTATTCAAGACCAGGCTTACGGAGCTTATTAATATGGAGCATCCGGTGGTAAAATTAGCTGGGGAGATTTCCTGGGATAAAATGGAGTCAGAGTTTGAGAAATTATTTTCAGAAAACGGAAGACCTTCTATTGCTATCCGTAAAATAGCAGGAATGCTTTTGCTCAAGGAAATGTTTAAAGAAAGTGATGAAAGTGTAATAGAGAGATGGATTGAGAATGCGTATTGGCAATATTTTACCGGAGAAACCTTTTTCCAGACAGAGCAGCCTTTCGATCCGAGCAATTTTGTACACTTCAGAAAAAGAATTGGAGATAAGGGTTTGGAATTTCTTTTGGGACAAAGCGTTTCTCTCCATCCCAAAGCCAAAACAGAAGATGAAGTTCAGGTAGATACGACGGTTCAGGAGAAGAACATTACCTTTCCTACCGATGCCAAATTAGCAAAAAAAGTAATCGACAATTGTAGAAAAATAGCAGAAAAAGAGAGCGTTGTACAAAGACAAAGCTACAGAAGAGTGAGCAAACAATTATTGCGGGACGCTTTTTTTGGACATCATCCCAGAAGACAGAAGAAGGCAAAAATGGCGAGGAAAAAGCTCAGGACGATTGGTAAAAGAGTTCTTCGGGAATTGGAAAGAAAACTTCCTAAAGATGTTTTGAAAGGCTACGAAGACGTTTTTAAAATTTACCTTAAAGCACTCACCCAAGAACGTACCACGAAAGATAAAATTTACAGTCTTCACGAGCCACAAGTTGCGTGTATTGCGAAAGGAAAATCGGGAAAAGCATACGAGTTTGGGACAAAAGTAGCAGTAGTAAGAGGTCGGAAAACAGGGATCATCAGCTCGGTAAAGAGATTTTCTGGCAATCCTCACGATAGTAAAACTCTTGAAGAATCATTGGCACAGAGTGAGAGGGTAAGAAAATCCGTTGGCGGAACAAGACCTACGAAAGCCACTACAGACAGAGGATTTAAAGGAATCAAAGAAGTGGAAGGAACAGCAATTTTGCTTCCCGCAAAAAAAGAAAAAACAAAATATGGGCAACAAGTAGCCAGATTAAGATTCCGGGCAAGAGCAGCCATAGAACCTTGTATCTCTCATTTAAAAAGAAACCACTCCTTAGGATTAAACTTCCTGAAAGGAGTGGCTGGAGATATTAATAATGCATTATTAGCAGGGATTGGATACAATTTGAAGATGAGATTGAATCAAATCAAACAACAAATTCTTCTTTGGCTCGAACTTGTTCTCCGAATCTTTTTAGGCAAATATAATTTTCAAAGTCAAAAAACAGCTTTTTAA